CACAGGGTTGAAAGCTGGATACATGTACCTGTGGAATTGCCGCCACCCACGTAACTGCTTAGGATTCATTTGGTGGTTAACAGAAAAGGATGCTTACACTCACTTAACAAGCAAATGATAAACAAGATGTACTGACTTCAACTAGAAAATTTTAAGCCACGGCAACGTGGTTTGATGTAGCTAATGTTACACTTGTATTTGATGTAGCTAATGTTACACTTGTATCATATAACTAACTTTAGGTTCAAATTCTTTCTTCAAAGTCATCAGAATAACAGGGATTGAAGAGACTTCCGAACCATTGCCAGCTCTTGCTGCTGCTGTTTcaggaaaggaaatattaaaCACTTGCATGTTATTTAGGTAACTGTGACATATACTTTGGCAAACAAAACACCCGAATGCTCACATCCCTCCATAGTCCTTAATATCAAGTATACACTACTTACAGCTTCCAGCATAATTTTGTTTTGCAGCTTGGCCATCTCTTGTCTAACTTTGCTTTGCTCATCAGTAAGAAGATGTTCATGATCCTTCTCTAACTCCTCCATACTCTAAAACAAAAAGCCTAGTTCAGTGATGAAGCACCACTTTTCATCTCACGTTCTAAACACGTACCATTAAATTTCAAAAGTAACAAGTCCTAATACTCAGAGGATACTCATTATTTATTCCAAGTAAAAACATTATAACAAATACATGAAGATCAAAATACCCACTTGAGAAATCTTTTAGATGTCGTATTTGTGTCAAATATTATTAGTATCGTAGAGGTACAAGGTACGACAGTAGTACGCTTTGCtcaaacaatgggtcaatgaacaTTTAACATTTCaaggtggagaaaagaaaagaaggagggggagggggaggaggaggagactgcCATTTGCATATCATGAAATGCCATAATTTGAAAACTCTCTCATAAGCTTTCTAAACACGAGGTAACAATGCACTCATACTGGCTAATAATCAACGTAACATGGTTccattggaaagaaaaaatgatcTGTAATATGACCTCATTAAGTTACAAAAAACACACCTATGTTCTAAATCTttactgttcattcaacaaatagggATCTGGTGCATCATATATGAAAAGTACTCTGTTAAGTGCTGTGGAGGAATTAAAAAACGAATACAGGATCTCTTCCTCATTCCAGTGATAATTAAAAACATGtgaataaaaaataacacaaaaacatTACAACAATTAAGGAAGCACATCTTGCCGTGGCCATGCAGTGGAAAATATGATTGATTCTGATTTAACTGACGAAAGAACAAGATTTCACTAGGTAACGGAAAGAGGGAATTAAACGTAATCTAGGGCAGGAGCATAAGCAAAGCCAGGAGGTAATGGTGACTTAGTGCAGAGAAAGCAACTACtctggaggggtgggaggaaagaaagaatgtaaGTATGGAACTACAAAGAGAGGAGTCTTGTTATGGGGGACACGCTGACTATCTAAGGATTTAAACTGGGAAGCTAATGACTGGTTTTCAGGGGGGAAGGGATACCTGTTGGAAGGTCATGTTGCAGGACTGCGAAGGATGGATTGGAGAAGACAGAAATCAGGAAACAGTGTAATAGTACAAGCAAGTAATGGTGAGGTCCTGAACCAGGGCAGCAGCAGCGggaattcaaagaaagaaattaaagtacaGTTGCAGAGGTGAAAATTGTAGGGCCTAGTAATTGCTGGGTGGGAAGGACAAGGGACTTGGAGGAGCCAAAGACAACACTAAAGTTACTACCATAAGTGCTGGCCTTTAGTAATAACCTTTAGAAGCAATCTTCTTGGGTACTTTATCAGATCTGCACACCAATCAGTAAATGGTTCTCAGGGAGCATTAGAGCAACATCTTGTCTACTTAGATATGTCTTTAAaataactcctttgtagatatATGATTCTAAAGTTCTTTAAAGAGTATCtgttttaaaagccttttttGCTAGTTTACCTAAACCATCTCAATTGGTTTAGAAGAGTGACGTATTAACATGTATTTGAGCGAGATGACTAAATGGAACatcccatcaaaaaaaaaagaaggggcaTATCCGGGATTCCACTGCCTCCTAAGTAAGTGCAAATAAGTACGTAAGTTCCTCTGTATGAAGCAGAGGACGATGTCGGGAAGACAGTCTGCTCATGTGAGAAGGGGACAGTAGGTGATCCTCAGTTCACAAACTTTTGGCCCTCCTCTGGCTTTTTCACACTGTTATGCATCCAGGCCACCGCTTATGACTATACGCCTGCATATAAAGCCATTTTTAGCCACTGGAGTCATTCTAAAAGCAAATATGCCATAAAACACTCatataatatatttgaaaataaaagagataTTCAATAATCACAATTGCTACCTCCTATCTTACATAAACCAGTGAAGCAAACAGAAGTAGAAGACATGAGAACCTAATCGCAGACTTCCTACTTTCCATGATACAGTTATCCCTgatctccaaaaaagaaaaaaaaaaaaaactgactgttGACTACAAAATTATGATTAAAGTATCGATTTTAATCACAATATGTCTAtttctaggcaacattcttaatttaccatttcctattttaaataatatcaCAAAACTATTAACAaatcctaaaaataaatttagcatTCATGGTAAACCAGGAACAATAAATCCAAATGGAAAATGGTTAAGAATTTAAAACGTATAACCAAGGTATTGTTCCCataaattatgaaacaatctaaCTTCTACTTCAAAGTAGACATTATGCTCTATAAGGATGAATTGGGTTAACCCGATACAACAGACCTTTAAGAGCTGgccatatacatttttaatttttttcagtctctggCTCTGAACAATTCTAGCTTGTTGAAAAATCTTTTGTTGCTCACGAAACAAGTTCtacaagtaaaaaaagaaaaacaagttggGATAAAATGTGGTTAATTCAATATTTAGCAAAACATAATTCTACACTAAGTTAAAAGGATTATTCTTTAAGTcggtatttttaaacattttctgtgcTAACTTTTACAACAAAGCTTAGACATTTGTGTTTACCACCACTATACAAACACATGTAATAATACTATCCATCAGTCATTTAGAAggatctttccttctttctttcctgtttaaatttactttttattgaggtaaaattggcTTATAACATTAAAGGGAATCAACTATATGCTGACGGATAGAAACTGGttttggtggtgagcacgctGTAGCGTATCCAGGAGTAGGAGTACAATGCTGTACACAGGAAATTTCCTTTCTTACCCATGTTCAAAACATGCGTCTTAATTCTTGGTAGTTTCAAAATCCACAAATGGCCCTTACAACCACCTCCttaccaaaaataaattaaattatgcaATTATCCCTAtttaagaattaagaaaaattctTTCCTAACAATATTCAAACATGTAATAATTCTTGGTCATTCAATATCCGCACAAGATaaacctttctctttttttgttttttgccttctcatctttctttctttgttgttgttgttgttgttttttgtttttttttttttctttaattgaaggaCAGTTagcttacagtgttgtgtcaatttctggtgtacagcataatgtttcagtcatacagttacatacatatgttccttttcctattctttttcattataggctactacaagatactgaatatagttccctgtgctacacagtagaaacttgttgtttatccattttaaatatagcagttagtatctgcaaatctcgaactcccaatttatcccttcccaccccttccccccgcccccgccgtaaccataagtttgtttcctacgtctgtgagtctgtttccgcaGATGAACCTTTCCATAATGCAAAACTCTGTGAGTTCTTTGACCTAACCTCCGAAAACAATTTTGTCCTCTCTCCTAGTTTAGCCATTCACTTACATCTTCTTTCCCTTGATCCTGTCACCCCCAACAACTGCAATATCTATATAATATGAAGAACAGCAAACTCATGTAGGAACTATATGTCAGGTCCTGCTCTggaagattttaagaaaaattatcacATAGGAACTCATCTACCCTCAAAACAAACCTATGATGTAGGTAGCCTTATTATGTCCCCTCCATAGGCGAggacactgagacacagagatACATAATCTGCCCATGGCTCCACAGCCAGTAACTGGACGAATCAGAATTGGACCCCAAACATCACGGGTTCCAGAGCCCAGGGTCCTGACCACTGTACTATACTGTTTCCCCACTTTTCCCAACGTGCAACCTCTACCTCCCTATGTTTGTAGCTCACTCTCTTTTGTACCACAGCTCAGTACTCTATCAGGACCTGACATCTGCACTGAGCACTTTTCACTgccccctctctccaccccctgTCCTCAGATTCCTCCTCCCCAGCTAGAGCCATGGTCACTCACTATACCTATACCCTTGCATTTATACCTTGCCCCCTTTTCACTCTGTCCACATGCCTGGCTCATCCTAACCCTGGAAAATCCAATTCTCCAGCTGCTCAGCCACAACCATGCAGACAAGTCTCACTTTAAATTCGTGATCACTATGGCACTCATCTAAGTTGGACTGTAATGCTGTTCGGCAATGCTATTTCCCTAGTCCACACACGGACCCGCTGTCAGGAAACAATTCCAGATCTTCTCCTGTGCCCTCAAAAGGCAACATCTCCTCCACCATCCTTACCCCCAAATGTGATACAAGTCAGCCCGTTGAGAGTAAACCATGCCCTGACTGCAGTGACTGGTTCAGGAATAAGCAAGTGATCCAAACTAGATGAGTAAGAGTCTTCCGGAGGAATTTCCCGCCAAGCTACTGAGAAAGATTGTCTCAGCCCACTGGGGGTTTACTACACAGATAGCGAATTTAGGATTACAAGACACATTCTTGCAGATCCCATGGAGAAAGCCTACTagggagatggagacagagccCAGATGACACTGCTGGAACAACCTTTCCCCAGCCCATCCAGCTATATCTGGAGCTAAACTCCCCTCGACTTCTTTGGATAAACCAGGAAATTCTTCTTCTGTACTCTGGCAAATTTCTGTCACTTGGACCTGCAAGAATTCCAACCAAGAGACGGAGTAAAGCTAGGGGCTTCTGTGAGTGTCGTGTGTGCCTGTACTTCTCTGATTTTCTCTGATCGGGGCCCAACCACATAGCCAGCAATGGGAACGGGGCCCTGGCTCAGGTCTATGGGTCTAAGACATGGCCAGGCTCTCCATTATGACTTGAGACTTGGTTACAGTACATTAATTATGAAGTGAAGCCTGATACTAACAGCtagtttttcctcttcttctttggTTTTCTGCACACCCATGTCCCACTCCAGAAACAAAGTCAAAAACTGCTGAGAATATTCGCGATAAAGCTTCTGCCTGTAAAACGTAATAATGAGCAATGTCATACTTCATATCACTAAGCAAAAAGTAAACACATTCAAAACAAAATTGATTTCTCATAAATTATACTATAAAGGGAGAAGGGGGTAACCACAGCTCAAATCTTCAGATGGGgaacagcaaaataaaatggaTGTTTTACTCTCATTCCTTGAGTATTTGTCCTGAACTATCTAAGATGGATGCTATCTCATACACCTTAGCGCTTGAAAACTAAGGAAGATTTATTGCACTATAAATTTTCCCAAAAAAATGCACTTTATctataagggtttttttttttttttccattttctcttactGAATAACATACTGGTTGTGACATGGTAAATAGACTCAATGAGGATATCATATCCACTTACAAGCTTTCCAAACGGGAATATTTCACTTTCCCCCCACCCTGCCACAATAAAGATTTTGTACAAAAGAATGGTGACCCCAATAAAggt
This Camelus bactrianus isolate YW-2024 breed Bactrian camel chromosome X, ASM4877302v1, whole genome shotgun sequence DNA region includes the following protein-coding sequences:
- the LOC141576299 gene encoding synaptonemal complex protein 3-like isoform X2, whose product is MAPAERKRLGRAAKAPIEAQGMAACDFGRQERREPRGPEGVPEGNNRVIDNYGEISSPGTFEEDVGNELQNMLESFEGDIKKVLHAKRKRFLMNTNASVKTINQKIEHVWKSQEEQRQKLYREYSQQFLTLFLEWDMGVQKTKEEEEKLANLFREQQKIFQQARIVQSQRLKKIKNVYGQLLKSMEELEKDHEHLLTDEQSKVRQEMAKLQNKIMLEAQQQELAMVRKSLQSLLF